From a region of the Sesamum indicum cultivar Zhongzhi No. 13 linkage group LG3, S_indicum_v1.0, whole genome shotgun sequence genome:
- the LOC105158399 gene encoding 40S ribosomal protein S3a-like produces the protein MAVGKNKRISKGKKGGKKKAADPFAKKDWYDIKAPSVFNTRNVGKTLVTRTQGTKIASEGLKHRVFEVSLADLQGDEDHAFRKIRLRAEDVQGKNVLTNFWGMDFTTDKLRSLVRKWQSLIEAHVDVKTTDNYTLRMFCIAFTKKRVNQQKRTCYAQSSQIRQIRRKMREIMVNQAQSCDLKDLVQKFIPESIGKEIEKATSSIYPLQNVFIRKVKILKAPKFDLGKLMEVHGDYSEDVGVKLDRPAEEPAAEATEVVGA, from the exons ATGGCCGTCGG GAAGAACAAGAGGATTTCAAAGGGGAAAAAGGGAGGCAAGAAGAAAGC GGCTGACCCGTTTGCAAAGAAGGATTGGTATGATATCAAAGCGCCGTCAGTGTTCAACACCAGGAACGTCGGCAAAACCCTAGTTACTCGTACTCAGGGTACCAAG ATTGCTTCAGAAGGACTCAAGCATCGTGTGTTCGAGGTGTCTTTGGCTGATCTTCAAGGTGATGAGGACCACGCCTTCAGAAAGATCCGGTTGAGAGCTGAGGATGTTCAGGGAAAGAATGTTCTCACAAACTTTTGG GGCATGGACTTCACCACTGATAAATTGAGATCACTTGTCAGAAAATGGCAATCACTGATTGAGGCTCATGTAGATGTCAAGACAACTGACAACTATACTTTGAGGATGTTCTGCATTGCATTCACCAAGAAGCGGGTAAACCAGCAGAAGAGGACATGTTATGCACAGTCAAGCCAGATTCGTcaa ATCCGGAGAAAGATGCGGGAGATCATGGTTAACCAAGCACAATCCTGTGATCTCAAGGATTTGGTTCAGAAATTCATCCCTGAGTCAATTGGAAAAGAGATTGAGAAGGCTACATCAAGCATCTACCCTCTGCAGAATGTTTTTATCAGGAAGGTTAAGATCTTGAAGGCTCCCAAATTCGATCTGGGCAAGTTGATGGAG GTTCATGGTGATTACAGTGAAGATGTTGGTGTGAAGTTGGACAGGCCAGCCGAAGAGCCAGCAGCCGAGGCAACTGAAGTTGTTGGGGCCTAG
- the LOC105158398 gene encoding protein NETWORKED 1A-like, with product MATLLHSESRRLYSWWWDSHNTPKNSKWLQDNLTDMDGKVKSMIKLIEEDADSFARRAEMYYKKRPELMKLVEEFYRAYRALAERYNHATGELRHAHRTIAQAFPDQVPFELVEDSPSRSSGEDPNTPEIKHPGHAFFDADDMPENARVLSTSDPKRGMRKRGLKQLHEMFGGKEAAAESSKSTNGRERMDPEQERDREERFHDELQQLALQYQNLKEKILQETERAGKAESEAQGLKKALADMQAEKEDVFIQYQQCLAKLSKIEQELNNAQKDSTRLNEKASRAEIEVQTMRAALIQLEAEKNAGLVKHNEYLQKISHLEAMASQLQEDKIGLYNRANEAESQAQILKDEMSRLELEKEASLHQYRQCLGKISDLENIISVMEDEARLLKKQAERAETEVSELKKAFADLNEEKEASALQYKCCLETISKLEKEISSAKDDIKRLNNEVVTGTSKLRTAEEKCNLLEMSNQSLRVEADNLVKKIAKKDQELSKKQEELEKLQVCMQEEHLRYSQVEATLQTLQDLQSQSQEDQRALALELQNMLLMLKDMEISKNGLEKEIQQVRDENQSLSQTNLSSAISMEKMQNEILSLREIKERLENEVSHHMIIKEIQGLNSSYQTLVEQVEAAGLNPQCIGTSLKSLQDENSRLRQICEEDSNERAILSKKLENMEELLSKKLYVESSLSDLNSELESSCEKVKALQESCQFLHGEKAALVAEKASLLSQLQAITENMHTLLEKNAVLENSLSTAKVELEGLREKSKGLGEICELLKDERSHLLTERGNLVLKLENVERRLESLEKRFTGLEDKCADLEKEKEVMHCQVEKLKVSLGVEKQERTSSQLRSETRLAGLENQINLLQEENRRKKKESEEELDKALKAQFEISILQKFIKDMEEKNYSLIIECQKHVEASKLAEKLISELESESLEQQVEAELLLDEIERLRLGIYQIFRALETGPDCGPEDKVENERTFVHNILGSIEDMRCSISKHEDEKQQLLVENSVLLALLEQLESKGMEIESQKLYLEEESKLMAEKLAIVKNEKDELLEINRQLKADVNEGHQDAAVLQAELGSLCVKQADLQKAYNALQEAYSQANQDNTYLLKKFSVLKEEKYQLDQHNDDALLELLATDNQSAVLRSFGTQKISELKLLLEDLNRQREVNSNLEKEMSVLREKLELQKAENLALKDAVRSLEVEMQGIREHNVQMNQDIINGKESLIQTEAKLLDTEMKLEEAEKLNSTLCSTVDELKIDIEKSLQIRENLEKNMVQLSENNSIQKEEIKSLHTINKTLESELGLLRQEVEENIVREQTLSTELQDMNNEFELWEAEAATFCFDLQVSSVHEVLLKNKVQELTGVCQNLENEHAEKTSEIELMKGKICFMENKISDLKSQLHAYAPIVASLRDDITLLEHNALLQTKLKAAHNQEPEFLEVDTHPSQGTSQILLEDQSLLSLQNLRMRVQAVGKLMEEMNKPVLPRRSNSNDTQEQVTSENDQLKPRRSLHRDKHKYSRNEGYGNELNDSPKLQKMKTKASEVRNGMLMKDIPLDEVSDSSRRGVRTRGDVAADDQMLELWEAAEDGNRDQTIGESLRMSYKVMEKDKVYNQFENVKGKSCPPTDSDVEKELGVDKLELSTRTTEPIKEVNDRKILDGLAADAQKLEILQTTVRTLRKKLETNKKSRKAKNVDLETVHEQLIEAEDTLIHLVDLNGQLVKNIEECPPDEMASPRLRETVKTWRRKVMEQAEKGSERIGRLQLEVQKIQYVLLKLEDEKKNKGRNKFFKSKTIIMRDFVENGRKNSGRRRKAPRCGCFRQSTSRNENGL from the exons ATGGCGACCTTATTACATTCTGAATCTAGACGCCTGTATTCTTGGTGGTGGGATAGCCACAATACCccaaaaaactcaaaatggCTCCAAGACAATCTTACAG ATATGGATGGCAAAGTCAAATCCATGATCAAGCTCATTGAAGAAGATGCCGATTCGTTTGCAAGAAGGGCTGAGATGTACTACAAGAAACGGCCTGAATTGATGAAATTGGTGGAGGAGTTCTACCGGGCTTATCGTGCATTAGCTGAGAGATATAATCATGCAACGGGGGAACTCCGCCATGCACATCGAACCATAGCACAGGCATTTCCTGACCAAGTACCTTTTGAACTTGTTGAAGATTCACCTTCGAGATCTTCGGGCGAAGATCCAAACACACCAGAAATAAAACATCCGGGGCATGCATTCTTCGATGCAGATGATATGCCTGAGAATGCAAGGGTGCTTTCAACGTCCGATCCGAAAAGGGGCATGAGAAAGAGGGGTTTGAAACAATTACATGAGATGTTTGGAGGCAAAGAAGCAGCGGCCGAGAGTTCAAAATCTACCAATGGAAGGGAAAGAATGGATCCAGAACAGGAAAGGGATAGAGAAGAAAGGTTTCATGATGAACTGCAGCAATTGGCACTTCAATATCAGAATCTTAAAGAGAAGATTCTTCAGGAGACTGAAAGAGCAGGGAAAGCTGAGAGTGAAGCTCAAGGCTTAAAGAAAGCCCTTGCTGATATGCAAGCTGAAAAGGAAGATGTCTTTATCCAGTATCAACAATGTCTGGCAAAGCTGTCTAAAATAGAGCAAGAGCTGAATAATGCACAAAAGGATTCAACGAGGCTCAATGAAAAAGCCAGCAGGGCTGAAATTGAAGTCCAGACTATGAGAGCAGCCCTTATTCAGTTGGAGGCTGAGAAGAATGCTGGATTGGTCAAACACAATGAGTATTTGCAAAAGATATCTCATCTGGAGGCTATGGCTTCTCAACTCCAAGAAGACAAGATAGGACTTTACAACAGAGCCAATGAAGCAGAAAGTCAAGCTCAAATTCTTAAAGATGAAATGTCAAGATTAGAGCTTGAAAAGGAAGCGTCCCTTCATCAGTACAGGCAGTGTCTTGGAAAAATATCAGATCTAGAAAACATCATCTCTGTTATGGAAGATGAGGCCAGACTGCTTAAGAAGCAAGCAGAAAGAGCTGAAACTGAAGTCTCTGAACTGAAAAAGGCTTTTGCTGATCTGAATGAGGAGAAAGAAGCCTCGGCTCTCCAGTACAAGTGCTGCTTGGAAACAATATCCAAACTTGAGAAAGAAATATCCAGTGCCAAAGATGATATCAAGCGCCTCAATAATGAAGTTGTGACTGGAACTTCAAAACTCAGGACTGCTGAAGAGAAGTGTAATCTGTTGGAGATGTCTAATCAATCACTGCGGGTTGAGGCGGATAATCTGGTAAAGAAGATTGCAAAGAAAGATCAAGAACTTTCGAAGAAGCAGGAGGAGTTGGAGAAACTTCAGGTTTGTATGCAAGAGGAGCACTTGCGTTATTCACAAGTTGAAGCCACTCTCCAGACTCTGCAAGATTTGCAGTCTCAATCACAAGAAGATCAGAGGGCTCTGGCCCTGGAGCTCCAAAACATGCTTCTAATGCTAAAAGACATGGAAATAAGCAAAAATGGcttggaaaaagaaattcagcAGGTTAGGGATGAAAATCAGAGTTTGAGTCAAACAAACTTGTCTTCAGCCATTTCTATGgagaaaatgcaaaatgaaATCCTTAGCTTGAGGGAGATTAAGGAGAGGCTTGAAAACGAAGTATCACACCACATGATCATAA AGGAAATTCAAGGCTTGAACAGTAGCTATCAGACATTGGTTGAGCAAGTTGAAGCAGCAGGTCTGAACCCACAATGTATTGGAACTTCACTGAAGAGCTTGCAAGATGAGAACTCAAGGCTGCGACAGATATGTGAGGAAGACAGCAATGAGAGAGCAATTCTGTCAAAGAAGCTAGAGAACATGGAAGAACTTTTGagtaaaaaattgtatgtaGAAAGCTCCCTGTCAGACTTGAACAGTGAACTGGAGAGCTCATGTGAAAAGGTGAAGGCATTACAAGAATCCTGCCAATTTCTCCATGGAGAAAAGGCCGCTCTTGTTGCTGAGAAAGCTTCTCTTCTGTCCCAGTTACAGGCGATAACTGAGAATATGCACACTTTACTGGAAAAAAATGCTGTTCTAGAGAATTCTCTGTCTACTGCAAAAGTTGAGCTTGAAGGCTTGAGGGAAAAATCAAAGGGGTTAGGAGAGATCTGTGAATTGCTCAAAGACGAAAGGTCTCATCTTTTGACTGAAAGGGGTAACTTGGTTCTTAAGTTGGAAAATGTGGAGAGAAGACTGGAAAGCCTGGAGAAAAGATTTACAGGATTGGAAGATAAGTGCGCTGACCtggagaaggagaaggaaGTCATGCACTGTCAAGTGGAGAAACTCAAGGTTTCCTTAGGTGTGGAAAAGCAAGAAAGAACAAGTTCCCAGCTCCGAAGTGAGACCAGGTTGGCTGGACTCGAAAACCAGATTAATCTCCTCCAAGAAGAAAATAGACGGAAGAAAAAGGAATCTGAAGAGGAACTTGATAAAGCTCTAAAAGCCCAGTTCGAGATATCCATCTTGCAGAAATTCATCAAAGatatggaagaaaaaaattactcgCTCATTATTGAGTGCCAGAAACATGTTGAGGCATCCAAATTGGCAGAGAAGCTGATATCAGAGCTGGAGAGTGAAAGTCTTGAGCAGCAGGTAGAAGCCGAACTCCTGTTGGATGAGATTGAAAGACTAAGGTTGGGCATATACCAAATTTTCAGGGCCCTGGAAACTGGTCCGGATTGCGGTCCTGAGGACAAGGTCGAAAACGAGCGAACTTTTGTCCATAATATTCTTGGTAGTATTGAAGATATGAGATGTTCCATCTCTAAACATGAGGATGAAAAGCAGCAGCTGTTAGTTGAGAACTCAGTTCTACTGGCTCTACTTGAGCAGTTGGAGTCCAAGGGCATGGAAATCGAGTCCCAGAAGCTTTACTTGGAGGAGGAGTCCAAACTCATGGCTGAAAAGCTAGCTATTGTCAAAAACGAAAAAGATGAACTCTTAGAGATAAACAGGCAATTGAAGGCCGATGTGAACGAGGGTCATCAAGATGCTGCCGTACTTCAGGCCGAATTGGGGAGTCTTTGTGTTAAACAAGCTGATTTGCAGAAAGCTTATAATGCATTACAGGAAGCATACTCTCAAGCAAATCAGGACAATACGTATTTGCTGAAGAAGTTTTCTGTTCTGAAAGAGGAGAAATACCAGCTAGATCAGCATAATGATGATGCTCTCCTGGAACTCTTAGCAACTGATAACCAATCTGCGGTGTTGAGGAGCTTTGGGACACAGAAAATTTCAGAACTAAAGTTGCTTCTTGAAGATCTGAACAGACAGCGTGAGGTTAACAGTAACCTTGAAAAGGAAATGAGCGTATTGCGAGAGAAGCTGGAGTTGCAGAAGGCTGAAAATTTAGCCCTTAAAGATGCTGTGCGCAGCTTGGAGGTAGAGATGCAAGGGATCAGAGAACATAATGTTCAAATGAACCAGGACATAATAAATGGAAAAGAGAGTCTAATTCAAACAGAAGCAAAACTCTTGGATACAGAAATGAAGCTTGAAGAAGCTGAAAAGTTGAACTCCACACTGTGCAGCACAGTGGATGAACTGAAGATTGACATTGAAAAGTCACTGCAGATaagagaaaatcttgaaaagaaTATGGTCCAGCTTTCTGAAAATAATTCCATTCAAAAGGAGGAAATCAAGAGTCTCCATACAATCAACAAAACTTTAGAGTCTGAACTTGGCTTACTTCGTCAAGAAGTAGAAGAAAATATAGTCAGAGAGCAGACTCTGAGTACAGAGCTCCAGGACATGAACAATGAATTTGAACTCTGGGAGGCTGAAGCAGcaactttttgttttgatcTTCAGGTCTCGTCTGTCCatgaagttttgttgaaaaataagGTGCAGGAGCTTACTGGCGTGTGTCAGAATCTTGAGAATGAACATGCTGAAAAAACATCGGAGATTGAACTAATGAAAGGGAAAATTTGTTTCATGGAGAACAAAATTAGTGACTTGAAATCCCAACTACATGCATATGCTCCCATTGTTGCTTCGCTAAGAGATGATATAACACTCCTTGAGCATAATGCACTTCTTCAAACAAAGCTTAAAGCAGCCCATAATCAAGAGCCAGAG TTCTTGGAAGTTGATACTCATCCCAGTCAAGGTACTTCTCAAATACTTCTGGAAGATCAATCTCTTCTCAGCCTGCAGAACCTGCGGATGAGAGTTCAGGCAGTTGGAAAGTTGATGGAAGAAATGAATAAACCTGTTTTGCCGAGAAGATCAAATTCCAATGACACACAAGAACAGGTTACAAGTGAGAATGACCAGTTAAAACCCCGCCGTAGCCTTCATAGAGACAAGCACAAGTATAGCAGGAACGAAGGTTATGGAAATGAGCTCAATGATTCTCCCAAGTTGcagaaaatgaaaaccaaAGCTTCTGAAGTCAGGAATGGGATGCTAATGAAGGATATTCCTCTTGATGAAGTGTCTGATAGCTCACGACGTGGAGTGCGAACTAGAGGTGACGTTGCGGCCGACGATCAGATGCTTGAGCTGTGGGAAGCTGCTGAGGACGGAAACAGAGATCAGACAATTGGCGAGTCACTTAGGATGTCATACAAAGTGATGGAAAAGGATAAAGTTTACAATCaatttgaaaatgtaaaagGGAAGTCTTGCCCTCCTACTGATTCAGATGTGGAGAAAGAGTTGGGTGTAGATAAGTTGGAGTTATCAACGAGAACCACCGAGCCAATTAAAGAAGTGAATGACAGAAAGATCCTGGATGGACTTGCTGCTGATGCCCAGAAACTGGAAATTCTTCAGACAACAGTGCGAACATTAAGAAAGAAACTGGAGACTAACAAAAAGAGTAGAAAGGCCAAGAATGTTGATCTTGAAACAGTTCATGAACAGTTGATTGAAGCTGAGGATACTCTCATACATCTAGTGGATTTGAACGGTCAACTAGTGAAAAACATAGAAGAGTGTCCTCCAGATGAAATGGCATCACCCCGGCTGAGAGAGACCGTGAAAACATGGAGACGGAAAGTCATGGAACAGGCTGAAAAAGGGTCGGAAAGGATAGGCAGGTTGCAACTAGAGGTTCAGAAAATTCAGTACGTCCTGTTAAAACTGGAGGAcgagaagaaaaacaaagggaGAAACAAGTTCTTCAAGAGCAAAACCATTATCATGAGAGACTTTGTTGAGAACGGAAGGAAGAACAGTGGGCGACGCAGGAAGGCTCCTCGTTGTGGATGTTTTAGGCAATCAACAAGTAGAAATGAAAACGGTTTGTAG